TCCTTCGTGTTCCAGATGATGATCTCCTCGGCGATCCGGGAGAGGTTGACGCCGATCATCGCGGTGATGAAGGCGAACTCGGCGACGAAGTCACGGGAGGCCGTGCCGTCGATGGAGTTGCCGACGCTGCCGTGTTCGAAGCCGAGGTCCTTCGCGACCGCCTCCGGGTCCAGACCCAGGGAGGAACCGGCCAGGGCGCCCGAGCCGTACGGCGAGACGGCCGTGCGCTCGTCCCACTGGCGCAGCCGCTCGGCGTCCCGGGACAGGGACTGGACGTGGGCCAGGACGTGGTGGGCGAACAGGACCGGCTGGGCGTGCTGGAGGTGGGTGCGGCCGGGCATCGCCACGTCCGGGTGGGCCTCGGCCAGGCCGATCAGCGCGTCCTGGAGTTCGGCGATCAGGCCGCCGATGATGCGGGCGTGGTCCCGCAGGTACATGCGGAAGAGGGTCGCGATCTGGTCGTTGCGCGAGCGGCCGGCGCGCAGCTTGCCGCCGAGGTCGGGGCCGACCCGCTCCAGCAGGCCCCGCTCCAGGGCCGTGTGGCAGTCCTCGTCGGCGATCGTGCCCACGAAGGAACCGTCGGCCACGTCGGCTTCGAGCTGGTCGAGCCCCGCGTGCATGCGCTGGAGCTCGTCCTCGGTCAGCAGTCCCGCGTTGTGCAGCACGCGCGCGTGGGCACGCGAACCGGCGATGTCGTACGGCGCGAGCCGCCAGTCGAAGTGGACGGACGCGGACAGCTTGGCCAGGGCCTCGGCGGGACCGTCGGCGAAACGGCCGCCCCAGAGCCGGACGTCACCGCTGTTGCTGCTCACTTGCGTTGCTCCTCACGGCTGCACTCAACGTTATGCATGATTATGCAGAGTCCTGCATGATTCGTCAATCTGGGGTCCGGGCGGCAAGGAATTTGCGCTCCCTTTGAACACGGGAAACCGCTTGCCCGTACTTCCCGCCGAACGCAGGCGCCGCGTTTGTCAACGAAGACCACTCCCGACCCCGAGTGAGGCATCCGCATGTCCAGGGCTCTTCCTAAGTACAACAAGCGCCGCGTGGCGATCATCGGCGGCGCCGCCGCCGTGGCACTGACCGGGGCGATCGTCGCCGGCACCGCCCTCGCCGGGGAGACCTCCAAGAGCGGCACCCCCACCGCCCGCACACTGGCCGACGTCGGCAGCATCACGTGCCCGGACGTGGCCTCCCAGCTGCCGGAGATCCCGGCCACCGCGCAGGCCGAGGTCGACCGCAACCTGACCCTGCTCCAGACCCAGATCGACGAGGCCAACAAGCGGCTCGTCGACACCGTCGGCCAGGGCGGTCCCAACTTCGTCCAGAACGCCATCCTCGGCCCGCTGGAGGACAAGCGGATCGCCACGGTCAACCGCATCGCCACCGCCATCGGCCGTACGGCCGACAAGCCGCAGGGCCTCGACGCCCTGGCTCCCTGCACCCTCAACGCCGGCGGTGCCGCCGGCACGGGCGAGGAGGCGGGCGCGGGTGCGGAGGCCGGAGCCGGCGCGGATGCGGGGGCGACACCGAGCGAGGCGGCCTCGGAGCCGGCCGGCGGCGCCGAGGACACCGGGAACGCGGAGGGCGCGGGCGACACGGGTGAGGCAGCCGGAACCGGCGCCATCTCCTGCCCGGACGTGGCCTCGCAGCTGCCGGCGATCCCCGCCACCGCGCAGGCCGAGGTCGACCGCAACCTGACCCTGCTCCAGACCCAGATCGACGAGGCCAACAAGCGGCTCGTCGACACCGTCGGCCAGGGCGGTCCCAACTTCGTCCAGAACGCCATCCTCGGCCCGCTGGCCGACAAGCGGAAGTCGACCATCGACCGCATCGCCATCTCCATCGGCCGTACTGCGGAGAAGCCGCAGGGCCTCGACTCCCTGGCCGCCTGCACGCTCACCAAGTGACGTGACAGGCGCTGTGGCCGCCCCGTGTGAGCGCCGGCCGGGGCGGCCACGGACGTCGTGGCACGAGGGATGTCCGTATTCGTTAGACGAACGAAATATCTGCGCCCATAATGCGTGGACATGGGAAAGACTTTTGAGCGCATAGACGGCCGGCTCCGCTCCTTCATCGAGGCGCAGCCCCTCTTCTTCACCGCGACCGCGCCCCTGTCAGGCGACGGCACGGTCAACCTCTCCCCCAAGGGTCTGCGCGGCTCCTTCGCGGTCCTCGACGAACTCACCGTGGCCTACCTCGACTTCGCCGGTTCCACCGCCGAGACGGTCGCGCATCTGCGGGAGAACGGCCGGATCACCCTCATGTGGTGCGCGTTCCAGGGGCCGCCCAACATCGTCCGCGTGCACGGGCGCGGTGAGCCGGTCTTCCGGGACGACCCGCGCTTCAAGGAACTGCTCGCCCGCTTCCCGGACATCGACCCGACCGCGCACGGACTGCGGGCGATCGTCGTCGTGACGGCCGAACTGGTCCGCGACTCCTGCGGTTACGCGGTGCCGTACATGGCGTACGAGGGCGACCGCGAGCTGCACGGCAAGCGGTTCGCGCGCGAGGACGACGCCTCGCTCAGCGCGTACTTCACCAAGAAGGAGCACATCGCCACGAGCCTGGACGGCCTGCCGGGGCTGCCGTTGCCGTTGCCGCCGTCCGCGGTCTGATTCACGCCTTGCCGATCCGGACGGTGAAGGTCGTCGAACCCGGCTCGCTCTCCACCGTCACGCTGCCCCCGTGCGCCTCCACCACCGCCGCCACGATCGACAGTCCCAGGCCCGCGCCGCCGGTCTCCGCCTTGGTGCTGCGGTCGGCGCGGGTGAAGCGTTCGAAGACGCCCGGCTGGATGTCCTCGGGGATGCCGGGGCCGTCGTCGTGGACCTTCAACGACGCTGTGCTGCCGTCGGTCTCCAGGGTCACCGTCACCTTGGTGCCGGCGGGGGTGTGCAGCCTGGCGTTGGACAGCAGGTTGGCCAGGACCTGCTGGAGGCGGTGTGCGTCGCCCGTCACCGTGACCGGGTCCTCGGGGAGGTCCAGTTCCCAGCGATGACCGGACCCCGTGGCCCGCGCGTCCGTGAGGGCGTCGAGGACCAGGCGGGTGAGGTCGACGGGAGCCGCTTCCAGGGGCCGGCCCGCGTCCAGGCGGGCCAGCAGGAGCAGGTCGTCGACCATCGCGCCCATGCGGGTCGACTCGGCGGCGATGCGTTGCAGGGCCCGGGTGATCTCCGGCGGCAGCGGGCCGGGGTGCAGCAGGGCGAGTTCGGCGTGGCCGCGTACCGAGGCGACCGGGGTGCGCAGTTCGTGGCTGGCGTCGGCGGCGAAGCTGCGCAGCCGTTCCTCGCTGGCATGGCGTTTGGTCAGGGCGTCCTCGACATGGCCGAGCATGCGGTTGAAGGCGCCGGCGACCCGGCCCACCTCACCGCGCGGGTCGGACTCGGGGGCGCGGGGCGGAAGGGCCACCTCGCCGCTGGCCAGCGGGAGTTCGCTGACCCGGGTGGCGGTGGCGGCGACCCGGCTGAGCGGGCGCAGGGACCAGCGCACCCACAGGGCGCCCGCGACACCGGCGGCGGTGAGGGCGGCGCCGAAGACGATCGCCGAGACCAGCTCCAGGCGGTGAACGGCGGCTTCGACGGGCTCCAGGGGCATCCCCGTGATCAGGACGTCGCGGTCCAGCCCCCGGGTGGCGATCACCCGGTAGTCGTCCAGGGCGGAGAGGCCGATGCTGTGGCCCCTGCCGTCGGCCGGGACCGCGGCGAGCCGCTTGCGGTCGTCCGCGGTGAGGCCGACGTTCAGGGTGCCGGCTGAGCGGACCACCGCGGCGTTGGTCACCGTGCCGTTCATGAGCCGGGCTCCGAAGGTGCCGGTGGCCTGCCTGCGGGTGTCGGCGCGCTCGTCACCGTCGTGGTCGTCCTTCTGCGGCTCTCCCTTGTGCTCCAGGCTCACCGCGAACCTGTTCCCGGCCTCGGTCAGCTGCTCGTCGAGCCGGCTGGTGAGAAAGCCGTTCAGCTCCACCACGGCGGCCAGCCCGACGGCGGCACAGCTCACCGCGAGGAGCACCAGGAGGCCGAGGGTGAGCCGGGCCCGCAGCGTGTGGGGCCGCAGGCTTCTCATGGCGTCACCGGTTTGATCACGTACCCGGCCCCGCGCACGGTGTGGATCATCGGCTCGCGGCCCGCGTCCACCTTCTTGCGCAGGTAGGAGATGTACAGCTCGACGACATGGGCGCGGCCGCCGAAGTCGTAGGACCACACCCGGTCGAGGATCTGCGCCTTGCTGAGCACGCGGCGCGGGTTGCGCATGAGGAAGCGCAGCAGCTCGAACTCGGTCGGGGAGAGTTCGATCAGCTCGCCGCCACGGGCGACCTCGCGGGCCTCCTCGTCCATGACCAGGTCGCCGACGGTCAGCCGGGGGCCCTCGTCGAGCTGCCGGGCCATGCCCGCGCGGCGGAGCAGTCCGCGCAGCCGGGCGACGACCTCCTCCAGGCTGAAGGGCTTGGTGACGTAGTCGTCGCCGCCCGCCGTGATGCCCTTGATGCGGTCCTCGACCGCGTCCCGGGCGGTCAGGAAGAGGACGCACACGTCCGACTTCACGGTGTGCAGGGCGCGCAGCACGGCGAAGCCGTCGGTGTCCGGGAGCATCACGTCCAGGACGACGGCGTCGGGCAGCAGCTCCCGGGCCGCGGCCACCGCCGAGGCGCCGTCGCCGGCCGTGCGGATCTGCCAGCCCTCGTAGCGCAGGGCGCCGGAGAGGACCTCGGCGAGGTCCGGGTCGTCGTCGACGACGAGGACCCGCAGCGGGGTGCCGTCGGGGCGGGTGAGGGCGGGGCGGCCGGAGCGTGCGGTGTTCATGACCTCTCCAGGATCACCCCTGGCCGGGGCGGCGGGGGCCCCGGGAAGCTCTGAGTTTCCTCTGAGTGCGCTCTGCGGGGTGGCCGTTCAGAGGGTCCTGAGAGGTTCCCCTCGCACAGTGGTGGCCCGGACAGGCGAAAGGACGCATCCATGACCACCGTGTACGAGCAGCGGGCCGCACCGGCCGTGGCGCCGCCCGCGCGACGCTCCCCCGCGGGTGCCGTGCTGGCCCTGCTGTGGGCCGGGGCGGCGGCCGTGATCGCCCTGTGGTGGGCGGACACCGGTTCCGTGGTCGGTACGGCCGGGTGGCTGACCGGCGCCGGGCGGATCGCCGGGCTGCTGTGCGGGTACGCCTGCGCGGTGCTGGTGGGGCTGATGGCGAGGGTGCCGCTGCTGGAGCGACGGGTCGGCTCGGACCGGGTGGCGCGCTGGCACGCGATGGCCGGCCGCTACACCGTCTGCCTGCTGCTCGCGCACATCGGGCTGATCCTCGCCGGGTACGCCGCCCAGGACGGTGCCTCGCTGTGGCACGAGACCGTCACCGTGGTCCTGGACTATCCGGAGATGCTCAAGGCGACCGCGGGGACGGTGATCCTCCTCGCCGTCGGCGTCACCTCGGCGCGCGCGGTACGCCGCCGCACCGGCCACGAGTTCTGGTACTACGTCCATCTCCTCACGTACGCGGCCGTGTTCCTCGCCTTCGGCCACCAGCTCGCCCTCGGCAACGACCTGAGCGGAAACGCGGGGGCCACGGCCGCCTGGTACGCGCTGTACCTGGGCGTGGCGGCCCTGGTGCTGTGGTTCCGGATCCTCGCGCCGGTGCGGCTGAACCTGCGGCACCGGCTGCGGGTGGAGTCGGTGCACCAGGAGGCGCCGGGCGTGTGGTCCGTCGTCGTGCGCGGACGGGATCTGGATCGGCTGGGCGCGCGGGCGGGGCAGTTCTTCCGCTGGCGGTTCCTGGCCGAGGGCCTGCGGTGGACCTCGACGCCGTACTCCCTGTCGGCGCCGCCCCGTCCCGACCGCATGCGGATCACGGTCAAGGCGCTCGGCGGCCACAGCGCGGCCGTGGCGCTGCTGCGGCCCGGCACGCGCGTGTGGGCTGAGGGGCCGTACGGATCGCTGACCGGCGACCGGCAGACCTCGTCCAAGTCGCTGCTGATCGGGGGCGGAGTCGGTATCACCCCGCTGCGGGCGCTGTTCGAGACCCTGCCGGGCGAGGTCACCCTCCTCTACCGGGCGCGCACGGTCGAAGACCTCGCGCTGGGCGGGGAGTTGGAGGCCGTCGCGCGGTGGCGCGGAGCGAAGGTGCACTACCTGCTCAACGGGCCCCAGGGGCAACGGCCGCGGATCACCGCGGCGTCGCTGCGGTCGGCCTTCCCCGACCTGGCCGGCCACGACGTCTACCTCTGCGGCCCTCACGGCTTCGCCCGGGAGCTGTACGAGGAGCTGCGCGCCGCCGGGGTACCGGACCGCCGTATCCACCACGAATCCTTCGAGCTCTGAGAACTGTGAGGCCGCACACGTGCACGCGTTGAAGAAGAACCGTCCGCTGCGCCGCATCGTGCTGGCGAGCGCTGCCACCGTCTCCGGGATGGTGATGCTGCTGTCGCTGAAGCCGCACGCGTCGCAGGCCGCCCTGGCGCTGCCCGCGCCCTCCAGCAGCGCGAGCGCGTCGGGCGGCACCGGATCGGCCGCCACCGGCACGAAGACCGTCACCGGCGACACCGTGCAGACGCGGTGGGGCCCGGTCCAGGTCCGCATCACCATCAAGGACGGCAAGCTCACCGAGGTCACGGCGGTCACCTACCCGACGGACAACCCCCGGGACCAGGAGATCAACAGCTACGCGATCCCCCGGCTGCGGAGCGAGGCCCTCCAGGCCCAGAGCGCGGAGATCGACACGGTCTCGGGAGCCACCTACACGAGCGACGGTTACCGCCAGTCACTCCAGTCCGCACTGGACTCCGCGGGCAGCTGAACACACCGGCGTCACGGCACGTATCTGAGGACCAAGGGACCACGCCCACCCCCCTTGCCCCCGTCCCCGGAGGAAACGTGACCACGACGCTCGCAGGCGGCCGCGCCGCCCGCCGCCAGACGATGCGCCGCATCCGCCCGCGCCGTTCCCCGGCGACCGTTCTGCTGCTCGCCGTATGGGCGGGCGCGGCCGGTGTGCTGTGGCTGTGGTGGCACAACACACCGTCCGTCGCCGACGACAACAGCAAGATCCTCAACGCGGGCCGGATCACCGGTCTGCTGGCCGGATATCTGATGGCGCTCGTGGTGCTGCAAATGGCCCGGGTACCCGCGC
This portion of the Streptomyces canus genome encodes:
- the argH gene encoding argininosuccinate lyase, encoding MSSNSGDVRLWGGRFADGPAEALAKLSASVHFDWRLAPYDIAGSRAHARVLHNAGLLTEDELQRMHAGLDQLEADVADGSFVGTIADEDCHTALERGLLERVGPDLGGKLRAGRSRNDQIATLFRMYLRDHARIIGGLIAELQDALIGLAEAHPDVAMPGRTHLQHAQPVLFAHHVLAHVQSLSRDAERLRQWDERTAVSPYGSGALAGSSLGLDPEAVAKDLGFEHGSVGNSIDGTASRDFVAEFAFITAMIGVNLSRIAEEIIIWNTKEFSFVTLHDAFSTGSSIMPQKKNPDIAELARGKSGRLIGNLTGLMATLKALPLAYNRDLQEDKEPVFDSCDQLEVLLPAFTGMMATLTVNRERMEELAPAGFSLATDIAEWLVKQGVPFRVAHEVAGECVKAAEAEGKELSDLTDDQFAKISAHLTPEVRTVLNVPGALASRNARGGTAPSAVAVQLAEVKADVAAQHTWAEAKRR
- a CDS encoding pyridoxamine 5'-phosphate oxidase family protein → MGKTFERIDGRLRSFIEAQPLFFTATAPLSGDGTVNLSPKGLRGSFAVLDELTVAYLDFAGSTAETVAHLRENGRITLMWCAFQGPPNIVRVHGRGEPVFRDDPRFKELLARFPDIDPTAHGLRAIVVVTAELVRDSCGYAVPYMAYEGDRELHGKRFAREDDASLSAYFTKKEHIATSLDGLPGLPLPLPPSAV
- a CDS encoding sensor histidine kinase, which gives rise to MRSLRPHTLRARLTLGLLVLLAVSCAAVGLAAVVELNGFLTSRLDEQLTEAGNRFAVSLEHKGEPQKDDHDGDERADTRRQATGTFGARLMNGTVTNAAVVRSAGTLNVGLTADDRKRLAAVPADGRGHSIGLSALDDYRVIATRGLDRDVLITGMPLEPVEAAVHRLELVSAIVFGAALTAAGVAGALWVRWSLRPLSRVAATATRVSELPLASGEVALPPRAPESDPRGEVGRVAGAFNRMLGHVEDALTKRHASEERLRSFAADASHELRTPVASVRGHAELALLHPGPLPPEITRALQRIAAESTRMGAMVDDLLLLARLDAGRPLEAAPVDLTRLVLDALTDARATGSGHRWELDLPEDPVTVTGDAHRLQQVLANLLSNARLHTPAGTKVTVTLETDGSTASLKVHDDGPGIPEDIQPGVFERFTRADRSTKAETGGAGLGLSIVAAVVEAHGGSVTVESEPGSTTFTVRIGKA
- a CDS encoding response regulator transcription factor, whose translation is MNTARSGRPALTRPDGTPLRVLVVDDDPDLAEVLSGALRYEGWQIRTAGDGASAVAAARELLPDAVVLDVMLPDTDGFAVLRALHTVKSDVCVLFLTARDAVEDRIKGITAGGDDYVTKPFSLEEVVARLRGLLRRAGMARQLDEGPRLTVGDLVMDEEAREVARGGELIELSPTEFELLRFLMRNPRRVLSKAQILDRVWSYDFGGRAHVVELYISYLRKKVDAGREPMIHTVRGAGYVIKPVTP
- a CDS encoding ferredoxin reductase family protein, coding for MTTVYEQRAAPAVAPPARRSPAGAVLALLWAGAAAVIALWWADTGSVVGTAGWLTGAGRIAGLLCGYACAVLVGLMARVPLLERRVGSDRVARWHAMAGRYTVCLLLAHIGLILAGYAAQDGASLWHETVTVVLDYPEMLKATAGTVILLAVGVTSARAVRRRTGHEFWYYVHLLTYAAVFLAFGHQLALGNDLSGNAGATAAWYALYLGVAALVLWFRILAPVRLNLRHRLRVESVHQEAPGVWSVVVRGRDLDRLGARAGQFFRWRFLAEGLRWTSTPYSLSAPPRPDRMRITVKALGGHSAAVALLRPGTRVWAEGPYGSLTGDRQTSSKSLLIGGGVGITPLRALFETLPGEVTLLYRARTVEDLALGGELEAVARWRGAKVHYLLNGPQGQRPRITAASLRSAFPDLAGHDVYLCGPHGFARELYEELRAAGVPDRRIHHESFEL
- a CDS encoding FMN-binding protein — encoded protein: MHALKKNRPLRRIVLASAATVSGMVMLLSLKPHASQAALALPAPSSSASASGGTGSAATGTKTVTGDTVQTRWGPVQVRITIKDGKLTEVTAVTYPTDNPRDQEINSYAIPRLRSEALQAQSAEIDTVSGATYTSDGYRQSLQSALDSAGS